The proteins below come from a single Prolixibacter sp. NT017 genomic window:
- a CDS encoding SPOR domain-containing protein, which translates to MDISIYLIELVRIHDCVIVPELGGFISNYQPAGVDYNRNTFAPPRKEIVFNSKLTGNDGLLVNHISESEGVGYLEARQIIAEFVDEAWSKLENGEKLEFQHIGSLHYDRHEKLIFEPELVENLLLDSYGMGDFHFPKIERNDLVRTTARFEDKEAVRVVFNSRTAKKLLIGVPLMLALTLIPLSKHMQQGDTSTGDQASTTSSVLSVMDSTPADTFVAADKIPAESVPVESKAKPKADETLADNQVVSEPAVRVEKPVTNEDATRFYLVGGSFKSEVNAKKYQDDLIRQGYDSQIFTLDNGFYRVTIQSYNDRDEALAVLDNLTKANPKSGIWLLEE; encoded by the coding sequence ATGGATATCAGCATCTATCTTATTGAATTAGTTCGAATTCACGATTGTGTTATCGTTCCTGAACTGGGTGGTTTCATTTCGAATTACCAGCCGGCCGGAGTCGATTACAACCGAAATACGTTTGCCCCTCCGCGCAAAGAGATTGTTTTTAACAGTAAGCTGACCGGAAATGATGGTTTGTTGGTGAATCACATTTCCGAAAGCGAAGGAGTAGGGTATCTGGAAGCTCGTCAGATTATTGCTGAATTTGTTGATGAAGCATGGTCGAAGCTCGAAAACGGTGAGAAACTGGAATTCCAGCACATCGGCTCGCTTCATTACGATAGGCATGAGAAGCTGATTTTTGAACCGGAACTGGTTGAAAATTTATTGCTCGATTCTTACGGAATGGGCGATTTCCATTTCCCGAAGATTGAGCGCAACGATTTGGTGCGGACGACCGCCCGCTTCGAAGACAAAGAGGCTGTGCGGGTCGTTTTCAATTCACGGACGGCAAAAAAATTGCTTATCGGAGTTCCGCTGATGCTGGCACTTACCTTGATACCTCTTTCCAAGCACATGCAACAGGGAGATACGTCAACAGGTGACCAGGCATCGACTACATCATCTGTGTTATCGGTAATGGATAGTACGCCGGCAGACACGTTTGTTGCAGCTGATAAAATTCCGGCTGAGTCGGTACCAGTAGAATCGAAAGCAAAACCCAAAGCCGACGAAACCCTGGCCGACAATCAGGTCGTGAGTGAACCGGCGGTTAGAGTCGAAAAGCCCGTTACCAATGAAGATGCCACCCGTTTTTACCTGGTTGGCGGAAGTTTTAAAAGCGAAGTAAACGCGAAGAAATATCAGGACGATTTGATTCGTCAGGGGTACGATTCCCAGATTTTTACATTGGATAACGGATTTTACCGGGTAACAATTCAATCGTACAACGATCGTGACGAGGCATTGGCCGTATTGGATAATCTGACCAAGGCCAATCCTAAATCGGGAATCTGGTTGCTGGAAGAATAG
- a CDS encoding gluconate 5-dehydrogenase: MMNLFDLNGKVALVTGATHGLGMAMAKALAQAGATLVINGHTPDKMEKALAAYAEDAIQVKGYLFDVTKEDEVIKNLDIIEKEVGPIDILVNNAGIIKRVPMTEMDVEEFRMVVDIDLVAPFIMGRNVVKRLLKRNASGKIINICSMMSELGRDTVGAYAAAKGGLKMLTQNMATEWAKYNIQVNGIGPGYFATEQTAPIRVNGHPFNDFIISRTPAGRWGDPEDLAGTTIFLASKASDFVNGQVVYVDGGILATIGKPSNE; the protein is encoded by the coding sequence ATGATGAACTTATTTGACTTAAATGGCAAAGTAGCGCTGGTAACCGGTGCCACACACGGTTTGGGGATGGCGATGGCCAAAGCGCTGGCGCAGGCGGGAGCAACTCTGGTCATTAACGGCCACACCCCTGACAAAATGGAAAAGGCACTCGCCGCTTACGCTGAAGACGCTATCCAGGTAAAAGGCTATCTCTTCGATGTAACCAAAGAAGACGAAGTCATCAAAAATCTCGATATCATCGAAAAAGAGGTTGGCCCTATTGATATTCTGGTCAACAACGCCGGCATCATCAAGCGTGTTCCAATGACCGAAATGGATGTGGAGGAATTCCGCATGGTTGTAGATATCGATTTGGTCGCTCCGTTTATCATGGGACGCAATGTAGTAAAGCGATTGCTGAAAAGAAATGCAAGCGGTAAAATCATCAACATCTGCTCGATGATGAGTGAGCTGGGACGCGATACAGTCGGTGCTTACGCCGCAGCCAAAGGCGGTCTGAAAATGCTAACGCAGAATATGGCTACAGAATGGGCCAAATACAACATCCAGGTGAACGGAATTGGCCCCGGCTATTTTGCAACAGAACAAACTGCTCCAATCCGGGTTAACGGACATCCGTTCAATGATTTCATTATCAGTCGTACACCGGCCGGACGCTGGGGTGATCCGGAAGATTTGGCTGGAACCACTATTTTCCTGGCATCCAAAGCATCCGATTTTGTAAACGGACAAGTGGTTTACGTAGATGGTGGAATTCTGGCTACTATCGGCAAGCCCTCAAACGAATAG
- the cysS gene encoding cysteine--tRNA ligase — protein sequence MDKLVIYNTLTRKKELFKPIHPGAVGMYVCGPTVYGEAHLGHARPAITFDMLFRYLKHVGYKVRYVRNITDVGHLVDDADEGEDKIERKAKVEQLEPMEVVQMYTNSYRGNMARLNNLPPSIEPTASGHIIEQVEAVKKILEAGYGYESNGSVYFDVERFSKDHHYGKLSGRKVEDLYSNTRELDGQSEKRSSMDFALWKKATPEHIMRWPSPWSDGYPGWHMECTAMSTKYLGERFDIHGGGMDLLFPHHEAEIAQSVACTGHESVNYWMHNNLITINGQKMGKSLGNFITLNELFGGKHDLLEKAYSPMTIRFFILQAHYRSPLDFSNEALQAAEKGMERLMKAIEVLGNLPASAGSTVDVAALKEKCYEAMNDDLNSPVLIAHLFDGVKMINSINDGKEKISAKDLTVLQQLYREFAFDILGLQSEEQAAAGGGEETMTHVVDLLLNLRIEAKKNKDWATADKIRNELSALGFEIKDTKDGFSWELKK from the coding sequence ATGGACAAGCTCGTCATTTACAATACGCTTACGCGGAAGAAAGAATTGTTCAAACCCATTCATCCCGGAGCTGTGGGGATGTATGTCTGTGGACCTACAGTTTACGGTGAAGCACACTTGGGACACGCCCGGCCCGCTATCACGTTCGATATGCTTTTCAGATATTTGAAACACGTGGGTTATAAAGTGCGCTATGTGCGGAACATTACCGATGTGGGGCACCTGGTTGACGATGCTGATGAGGGAGAAGATAAAATTGAACGCAAAGCGAAAGTCGAGCAGCTGGAGCCAATGGAGGTTGTGCAGATGTACACCAACAGCTATCGCGGAAATATGGCCCGGCTGAATAACCTTCCACCGAGTATCGAGCCGACGGCTTCGGGGCATATTATAGAGCAGGTTGAGGCCGTGAAGAAGATTTTGGAAGCTGGATACGGCTATGAAAGCAACGGCTCGGTTTATTTCGATGTAGAGAGATTCTCGAAAGACCACCATTACGGCAAACTTTCCGGAAGAAAAGTGGAAGATCTTTATTCCAATACCCGAGAATTAGACGGACAATCGGAGAAAAGATCGTCGATGGATTTTGCCCTGTGGAAAAAAGCAACGCCTGAGCATATCATGCGCTGGCCGTCGCCGTGGAGCGACGGTTATCCCGGCTGGCACATGGAGTGTACAGCGATGAGCACTAAATACCTGGGCGAACGGTTTGACATCCACGGAGGTGGAATGGATTTGCTGTTTCCCCATCACGAAGCTGAAATAGCTCAAAGTGTTGCTTGCACCGGACATGAATCGGTGAATTACTGGATGCACAACAACCTGATTACGATCAACGGCCAGAAGATGGGCAAGTCGCTGGGGAATTTCATTACACTCAACGAGTTGTTCGGAGGTAAGCACGATTTGTTGGAGAAGGCGTACAGCCCCATGACGATTCGTTTCTTCATTCTGCAGGCGCATTATCGAAGCCCGCTCGATTTCTCGAACGAAGCACTGCAGGCGGCCGAAAAAGGGATGGAGCGTTTGATGAAAGCGATTGAAGTGCTGGGAAATCTGCCGGCTTCCGCTGGATCAACCGTTGATGTAGCCGCTTTGAAGGAAAAGTGCTACGAAGCGATGAACGATGATTTGAACAGCCCCGTCCTGATTGCGCATCTGTTTGATGGCGTGAAGATGATCAACTCCATCAATGATGGGAAGGAAAAGATATCAGCGAAAGATTTAACCGTACTTCAACAGCTGTATCGCGAATTTGCATTCGACATTTTGGGCTTGCAATCGGAAGAGCAAGCGGCTGCCGGTGGAGGTGAAGAAACGATGACGCACGTTGTGGATTTATTGTTGAATCTGAGGATAGAGGCCAAGAAGAACAAAGACTGGGCAACCGCTGATAAGATTCGGAATGAATTAAGCGCCCTTGGATTCGAAATAAAAGATACCAAAGATGGCTTTTCCTGGGAGCTGAAGAAATAA
- a CDS encoding TolC family protein, translating into MRKTLLLASLCLMFVYGAKAQQPDTLYFTLDEALQYAMEHSFNSKNADIDLQTSQKKVWETIASGLPQVDASAGYTANLNLPVSLIPAEFVGGEPGTYIPVKFGQDYNSNFGFSVSQMIFDGSYLIGLKSAKIYVDLARNAKEKTNIAVREAVTSAYFTTLIAEEKMGIVKDNLLNSEQLLKEAKAYYQNGFREEQDVEQLQLMQQQAENEVIKAEREIRVSKMVLKFAMGMNVDWDIQLKDSLSRFIQPIQTGAALTGKFDYTQHIDYRMQETQVAAKQSLLSLEKVSFLPKLNAFYNYQKTAYSNEFNVTTADWYPSSMVGLQITLPITYSGARTSRINQAKLEVKKAENEQLQNIQNLQMQYLTALSDMESAMDKYKNDKENRAIAQRIYDKTQIKFNNGIASSTELSQNETQYLTAYSNYLISMLQLLQSKINLDKAEGNL; encoded by the coding sequence ATGAGAAAGACACTCTTACTTGCTTCACTTTGCCTGATGTTTGTTTACGGGGCAAAGGCACAGCAACCGGACACACTATACTTCACACTTGACGAGGCGCTTCAGTACGCGATGGAGCACTCGTTCAATTCGAAAAACGCTGACATTGATTTGCAGACGTCTCAGAAAAAAGTGTGGGAAACCATTGCTTCCGGGCTACCGCAGGTTGATGCCTCGGCCGGATATACGGCCAACCTGAACTTGCCGGTATCGCTTATTCCGGCTGAATTCGTCGGCGGTGAACCCGGAACCTACATTCCGGTGAAATTCGGCCAGGACTACAACTCCAATTTCGGCTTTTCGGTTTCTCAGATGATTTTCGACGGCTCGTACCTGATTGGTCTGAAATCGGCCAAAATATACGTGGATTTGGCTCGTAATGCCAAAGAGAAAACCAATATCGCCGTAAGGGAAGCAGTCACCAGCGCCTATTTCACAACGCTGATTGCTGAAGAAAAAATGGGTATAGTGAAAGACAATCTGCTGAACAGCGAACAGCTGCTGAAAGAAGCAAAAGCCTATTACCAAAATGGCTTTCGCGAAGAACAGGATGTGGAACAACTGCAGTTGATGCAACAACAGGCCGAAAACGAAGTGATCAAAGCCGAGCGGGAAATCAGGGTATCGAAGATGGTCCTGAAATTCGCGATGGGCATGAATGTGGATTGGGACATTCAGCTGAAAGACAGTCTTTCGCGATTTATTCAGCCCATCCAAACCGGAGCAGCGTTAACCGGGAAGTTCGATTATACACAGCACATCGATTACCGGATGCAGGAAACCCAGGTAGCCGCCAAACAATCGTTACTCAGCCTGGAGAAGGTCAGTTTTCTGCCCAAGCTAAACGCTTTTTACAACTACCAGAAAACGGCTTACAGCAATGAATTTAATGTTACAACAGCCGATTGGTATCCATCCTCGATGGTTGGTTTGCAAATCACGTTGCCCATCACTTATTCCGGTGCACGTACTTCGCGGATCAATCAGGCAAAACTCGAAGTAAAAAAAGCTGAAAATGAACAGTTGCAAAACATTCAGAACCTTCAGATGCAATATCTGACCGCATTGTCGGACATGGAAAGTGCGATGGACAAATACAAAAACGATAAGGAAAACAGAGCCATCGCACAGCGGATTTACGACAAAACACAAATAAAATTCAATAACGGAATTGCTTCCAGTACCGAGTTATCGCAAAACGAAACGCAGTACCTGACAGCGTATTCCAATTACCTGATATCCATGCTGCAACTATTGCAGTCGAAAATAAACCTAGACAAAGCAGAAGGAAATTTATAA
- a CDS encoding efflux RND transporter periplasmic adaptor subunit has product MKKLLLILPLVVLMACSATTTEEGDRKAKEQLLQDYRQQATELKQKIAQLEKELGTEKVDKTIPVKVDTVVPKRFTHTIEVTGNVEADEDVTVAPETAGNIISIDVTEGQHVRKGTVMGRLNTEAIQRNIEDLQIQLELAKTVFERQQKLWDQHIGSEIEYLQAKSNKESLQRKLEGLQAQLDMAIIKSPVDGVVDRIYQKQGEIAGPAIPFAKVVNISNVRIYADVSEAYLTSIHAGQEVDINFPALKKTVTAPIFRKSSTINPDNRTFQVRVNLNNPDKEIRPNLVSLLHITDYKANDAIVVPSILIKNDFNGKYVFVAAQNSGKWKASKRYVETGRNNNNYTMLSNGLKTGEKLIVEGYEQVVDGSPISIH; this is encoded by the coding sequence ATGAAAAAGCTATTACTGATATTACCACTCGTTGTTTTGATGGCCTGCAGCGCCACTACAACCGAAGAAGGTGACCGCAAAGCCAAAGAACAATTGCTTCAGGATTATCGCCAACAGGCTACGGAACTGAAGCAGAAGATTGCCCAACTGGAAAAGGAACTGGGCACCGAAAAAGTAGATAAAACAATTCCCGTCAAGGTGGATACCGTTGTCCCGAAACGCTTTACGCATACCATCGAAGTGACCGGCAATGTAGAAGCCGACGAAGATGTTACGGTAGCTCCGGAAACCGCCGGAAACATTATTTCCATCGATGTAACCGAAGGACAGCATGTAAGAAAAGGAACTGTGATGGGCCGCCTGAATACCGAAGCGATTCAACGAAACATCGAAGATTTGCAGATTCAGCTTGAGTTAGCCAAAACGGTCTTCGAACGTCAGCAGAAACTTTGGGACCAGCATATCGGATCCGAGATTGAATACCTGCAGGCCAAATCTAACAAAGAATCGCTACAGCGTAAACTGGAAGGATTGCAGGCTCAACTCGATATGGCGATTATTAAATCGCCGGTAGATGGAGTAGTCGATCGTATCTACCAAAAGCAAGGCGAGATTGCCGGACCAGCCATTCCGTTTGCCAAGGTCGTCAACATCTCCAATGTGCGGATTTATGCCGATGTATCGGAAGCCTACCTGACTTCCATTCATGCCGGACAGGAAGTAGATATCAATTTCCCGGCCCTGAAGAAAACGGTCACCGCACCGATTTTCCGGAAGTCGAGCACTATCAATCCCGACAACCGGACTTTCCAGGTCAGGGTTAACCTGAATAATCCCGACAAGGAGATTCGTCCGAACCTGGTTTCGTTGCTGCACATCACCGATTACAAAGCCAACGATGCCATCGTTGTTCCGTCTATTCTAATCAAGAATGATTTCAACGGAAAGTACGTATTTGTGGCTGCCCAAAATTCAGGGAAGTGGAAAGCCTCGAAACGATATGTTGAAACCGGTCGCAATAACAACAACTACACCATGTTGAGTAACGGCTTAAAAACCGGCGAAAAACTGATTGTAGAAGGATACGAACAGGTTGTCGACGGTTCACCCATTTCCATTCACTAA
- a CDS encoding DUF1660 family phage protein, which translates to MKKRRTMENDHSDIPKRKPFHVVCFLFGHDFDPINACSNEDEHCQRCGKKCEEHDRWFDWNSYIRWRLLPVRRVVQKVKGKKDIYSF; encoded by the coding sequence ATGAAAAAACGAAGAACAATGGAAAATGATCATTCTGACATACCAAAACGGAAACCGTTTCATGTTGTCTGCTTCCTGTTCGGACACGATTTTGACCCCATAAATGCCTGCTCGAATGAGGATGAACACTGTCAACGCTGCGGAAAGAAATGTGAGGAGCACGACCGCTGGTTTGACTGGAACTCGTATATCCGTTGGCGATTATTACCGGTACGAAGAGTTGTTCAGAAAGTAAAAGGCAAGAAAGACATCTATTCATTCTAA
- the kduI gene encoding 5-dehydro-4-deoxy-D-glucuronate isomerase yields MSTTYEKRHNAHPDDAKRYNTERLRKEFLADNLMNDDKIHFIYSFIDRYMVGGVIPKSKALELESIEPLKADYFLERREMGIINVGGKGKITSDGETYELNYKEALYLGRGTKKVTFESVDASKPAHYYINSAPAHTSYPNKLVTMADANVLELGALESSNARKVNQLIINGIVQTCQLQMGLTELQPGSVWNTMPAHTHDRRMEAYFYFNVPEGQSVCHFMGEPKETRHIWMHNEQAVLSPSWSIHSGAGTSNYSFIWGMSGENLDYSDMDFSQPDELR; encoded by the coding sequence ATGAGTACCACATACGAAAAGAGACACAACGCCCATCCGGATGACGCCAAACGCTATAATACCGAGCGTCTGCGTAAAGAATTTTTAGCCGATAACCTGATGAATGACGATAAGATTCATTTCATCTACTCGTTCATCGATCGGTACATGGTTGGAGGTGTAATTCCGAAAAGCAAAGCATTGGAACTGGAAAGCATCGAGCCATTGAAAGCCGATTATTTCCTGGAAAGAAGAGAAATGGGAATCATCAATGTGGGTGGAAAAGGGAAAATTACCTCCGACGGTGAGACTTATGAGCTCAACTACAAAGAGGCACTTTATCTCGGCAGAGGAACGAAAAAAGTAACCTTTGAAAGTGTGGATGCCAGCAAGCCGGCCCACTATTATATCAACTCCGCTCCGGCGCACACCAGTTACCCGAATAAACTGGTTACCATGGCCGATGCCAATGTGCTGGAACTGGGAGCGCTCGAATCATCAAATGCACGCAAAGTCAACCAGCTTATCATTAATGGAATCGTTCAGACTTGCCAATTGCAGATGGGATTGACAGAACTGCAGCCCGGAAGCGTTTGGAACACCATGCCTGCACACACCCACGACCGGAGGATGGAAGCGTACTTCTATTTCAACGTTCCGGAAGGACAAAGTGTCTGTCACTTCATGGGTGAACCGAAGGAAACCCGCCACATCTGGATGCACAATGAGCAAGCCGTTTTGTCACCTTCGTGGTCGATTCACAGTGGCGCCGGCACCTCCAACTACTCCTTCATCTGGGGAATGTCGGGTGAAAACCTCGATTATAGCGATATGGATTTTAGTCAACCCGATGAATTACGATAA
- a CDS encoding glycoside hydrolase family 105 protein, with translation MKTIDCIKIKYSRLTQILIAIVLLLIVSVSRAQTTASLSGKLMRPDVYRAMEKVADWQLKTPLQHQLTDWTNGALYKGMVEWAKIAKSPKYYNWLYNIGEKTNWQLGKRTYHADDHVVGLMYLEMYRKYHEKKMLKPTKKRLDWIMKHPSDASIKNFSYEKGNNCTDRWSWCDALFMGPTVWATLSNVTEKKKYLNFMFKEYKATTDYLFDTDEDLFYRDDRYFDMREANGQKIFWGRGNGWVFAGLSIIMTELPENYTERRYFEDIFKKMAAKLATLQDSSGYWHASLLDPKSYPAPETSATAFYVYGLAWGIANGLLDKEIYLPVVEKGWQALIDAVHPDGKLGWVQPIGADPKHVTSDMTEVYGVGGFLLAGSEIYRMLK, from the coding sequence ATGAAGACAATCGATTGCATAAAAATAAAATACAGCCGCCTGACACAAATTCTGATTGCGATAGTTCTGTTATTAATCGTTTCGGTAAGTCGTGCGCAAACCACTGCGTCTTTATCCGGAAAACTCATGCGTCCGGATGTATACAGGGCGATGGAAAAGGTAGCCGACTGGCAACTCAAAACCCCGCTTCAACACCAGCTCACCGACTGGACGAATGGCGCTCTCTACAAAGGAATGGTCGAGTGGGCAAAAATTGCCAAATCGCCTAAATACTACAATTGGCTTTACAACATTGGCGAAAAAACCAACTGGCAACTGGGCAAACGGACTTATCATGCTGACGACCATGTGGTAGGACTTATGTACCTCGAGATGTACCGAAAATACCACGAGAAGAAGATGCTGAAACCAACAAAGAAACGGTTGGACTGGATCATGAAACATCCGTCGGATGCCAGCATCAAAAATTTCTCCTATGAGAAAGGGAATAATTGTACCGATCGCTGGTCGTGGTGCGATGCTTTATTCATGGGACCAACCGTTTGGGCAACACTGTCCAACGTAACCGAAAAGAAGAAATACCTGAACTTCATGTTCAAAGAATATAAAGCCACCACCGATTATCTCTTCGATACGGATGAAGATCTGTTTTATCGCGATGACCGGTATTTCGATATGCGGGAAGCCAATGGCCAGAAAATATTCTGGGGACGAGGCAACGGATGGGTATTTGCCGGCCTGTCCATCATCATGACGGAGCTACCTGAAAACTATACGGAACGCCGCTATTTCGAAGATATTTTCAAAAAAATGGCCGCTAAACTGGCGACACTACAGGACTCTTCTGGATACTGGCATGCCAGCCTGCTTGACCCAAAATCGTACCCGGCACCGGAAACCAGTGCAACTGCATTCTACGTGTATGGCCTGGCTTGGGGAATCGCCAACGGCCTGCTCGATAAAGAAATTTACCTGCCGGTTGTGGAGAAAGGTTGGCAAGCCCTCATCGATGCTGTTCATCCTGACGGAAAACTGGGTTGGGTGCAACCCATTGGCGCCGATCCCAAACACGTGACCAGCGACATGACCGAAGTTTATGGAGTCGGCGGATTTCTGCTGGCAGGAAGTGAAATATACCGAATGTTAAAATAA
- the rfbB gene encoding dTDP-glucose 4,6-dehydratase, with amino-acid sequence MQKTILITGGAGFIGSHVVRRLVNGYPEYQIINLDALTYAGNLENLKDIENKPNYQFVKGDITDDDFIQKLFRKYQFDGVMHLAAESHVDRSISNPMEFIMTNIVGTVNLLNAAREIWKDDYSGKRFYHISTDEVYGSLGATGFFTETTSYDPKSPYSASKASSDHLVRAYHNTYGLPVVISNCSNNYGPNQFPEKLIPLAINNIKNNKPIPIYGKGENIRDWLYVEDHARAIDLIFQEGKEGETYNIGGNNEWTNIDLIRTLCKVMDKKLDREPGTSEKLITFVKDRAGHDLRYAIDSSKLMKELGWKPSLQFEEGIEKTVDWYLGNQKWLENIVNGTYENYYREMYENR; translated from the coding sequence ATGCAGAAAACTATTTTAATTACCGGAGGGGCCGGATTCATTGGCTCCCATGTTGTTCGCCGTTTGGTAAACGGTTACCCGGAATACCAAATCATCAACCTCGATGCGCTGACGTACGCCGGCAACCTGGAGAACCTGAAAGACATCGAAAACAAGCCCAATTACCAGTTCGTAAAGGGCGACATTACCGATGACGATTTTATACAAAAACTTTTCAGGAAATATCAGTTCGACGGCGTGATGCACCTGGCTGCCGAATCGCATGTCGATCGCTCCATCAGCAACCCGATGGAGTTCATCATGACCAACATCGTGGGAACGGTTAATTTGCTGAATGCAGCCCGCGAAATCTGGAAAGATGATTATTCCGGGAAACGGTTTTATCACATTTCAACCGACGAGGTTTACGGCTCGCTCGGAGCAACAGGTTTCTTTACTGAAACCACTTCTTACGACCCTAAAAGCCCCTATTCTGCATCCAAAGCCAGCTCCGATCATTTGGTCCGGGCCTATCACAACACCTACGGGCTTCCGGTAGTCATTTCGAACTGCTCAAACAACTACGGCCCGAATCAATTCCCGGAGAAATTGATTCCGCTGGCCATCAATAACATTAAAAACAACAAGCCGATTCCGATTTACGGAAAAGGAGAAAATATTCGCGACTGGCTGTACGTTGAAGACCATGCCCGGGCCATCGACCTCATTTTCCAGGAAGGAAAAGAAGGAGAAACCTACAACATTGGCGGTAACAACGAATGGACCAACATTGATCTGATTCGCACCCTCTGCAAGGTGATGGATAAAAAACTGGATCGGGAGCCCGGAACATCGGAAAAGCTCATCACTTTCGTGAAAGACAGGGCCGGCCATGATTTACGCTATGCTATCGATTCTTCCAAGTTGATGAAGGAGTTGGGCTGGAAACCGTCGCTGCAATTCGAAGAAGGGATTGAGAAAACCGTCGATTGGTACCTGGGCAACCAGAAATGGCTGGAAAATATTGTCAACGGAACCTACGAGAATTATTATCGTGAAATGTACGAGAACCGATAA
- the galE gene encoding UDP-glucose 4-epimerase GalE yields MKKQILVTGGTGYIGSHTVVELQEAGYDVVIIDDLSNSTADVVDKIEKITGIRPTFEEFNLQDYNRLEAFFNKYPNIEAIIHFAASKAVGESVEKPLLYYRNNLVSLMNLLELMPKHDVPNFVFSSSCTVYGQPDVLPVTEDTPRKEAESPYGNTKAVAEDIIRDSVKAMKGINAIALRYFNPVGAHPSSLIGELPRGVPNNLVPFITQTAAGLREKLSIFGDDYNTPDGTAIRDYINVVDLAKAHVVAIERLLENKNDARYEFFNIGTGKGASVLELVKTFIEVTGVDLNYQIVGRRAGDIEQTYADTTKANKILGWKAEKSLGETLLSAWNWEKKVRNIQ; encoded by the coding sequence ATGAAAAAGCAAATTCTGGTAACCGGAGGAACGGGTTACATTGGATCTCATACTGTTGTTGAACTACAGGAAGCCGGCTACGATGTGGTTATTATAGACGATTTGTCGAATTCGACTGCCGATGTAGTGGACAAAATTGAAAAGATAACCGGTATTCGCCCCACATTTGAGGAATTTAATCTTCAGGATTATAATCGACTGGAAGCATTCTTCAACAAATATCCGAATATAGAAGCCATCATTCACTTCGCCGCCAGTAAAGCAGTAGGAGAATCGGTTGAAAAGCCACTGCTTTACTACCGGAATAATCTGGTTTCGCTGATGAATTTGCTGGAGCTGATGCCCAAACATGATGTTCCCAACTTCGTTTTTTCATCATCATGTACCGTTTACGGTCAGCCTGATGTTCTTCCGGTTACGGAAGACACGCCCCGTAAAGAAGCCGAATCGCCTTACGGGAATACCAAAGCAGTGGCCGAAGATATTATCCGCGACAGCGTAAAAGCGATGAAGGGAATCAACGCTATCGCACTTCGCTATTTCAACCCGGTTGGGGCACATCCGTCGTCACTTATTGGTGAATTGCCCCGCGGTGTTCCTAACAACCTGGTTCCTTTTATCACCCAAACTGCAGCAGGGCTTCGCGAAAAGCTAAGCATCTTTGGTGACGACTACAACACTCCGGATGGAACGGCCATCCGCGATTACATCAACGTGGTCGATTTGGCCAAAGCCCACGTGGTAGCGATTGAACGACTACTCGAAAACAAAAATGATGCTCGCTACGAGTTTTTCAATATTGGTACCGGAAAAGGAGCCTCGGTATTAGAACTGGTAAAAACCTTCATTGAAGTTACCGGAGTAGACCTCAATTATCAGATTGTAGGACGCCGCGCAGGTGACATCGAGCAGACCTATGCCGATACTACCAAGGCTAACAAGATACTGGGCTGGAAGGCAGAAAAATCACTGGGAGAAACACTACTTTCTGCCTGGAATTGGGAAAAGAAAGTCAGGAATATACAGTAG